The following proteins come from a genomic window of Hoplias malabaricus isolate fHopMal1 chromosome 15, fHopMal1.hap1, whole genome shotgun sequence:
- the LOC136668069 gene encoding transcription factor 4 produces the protein MKNSVGHREDSVGLRSGHPIVPNQVPVPQLPVQSATSPDLNQSDPYRALSSGLQGQSTSSVSSDIKSEDEGDENLQDSKALDGKKDDDGKDLKGIESNNDDEDLTPEQKIERERERRMANNARERLRVRDINEAFKELGRMVQLHLKSDKPQTKLLILHQAVAVILSLEQQVRERNLNPKAACLKRREEEKVSSDGPPLSLGGAHHGMGDASNPMGQMSKLPDFFKMVSDHYL, from the exons ATGAAAAACAGT gTTGGTCACCGTGAGGACAGTGTTGGACTCCGCAGTGGTCATCCCATCGTGCCCAATCAGGTTCCTGTCCCACAGCTACCAGTCCAGTCGGCTACATCTCCAGATCTTAATCAGTCTGACCCATACAGAG CGCTCTCCAGTGGTCTACAGGGTCAGAGCACCTCGTCGGTCAGCTCGGATATCAAATCAGAGGACGAAGGCGACGAGAACCTGCAGGACAGCAAGGCACTGGACGGCAAGAAGGACGACGACGGCAAGGACCTGAAAGGAATAGAGAG cAACAACGACGACGAGGACCTGACACCGGAGCAGAAGATCGAGCGCGAGCGCGAGAGGAGAATGGCGAATAACGCGCGAGAGCGTCTCCGTGTGCGGGACATTAACGAAGCATTTAAAGAGCTGGGACGCATGGTGCAGCTCCACCTGAAGAGCGACAAACCGCAGACTAAGCTGCTCATCCTCCACCAGGCCGTCGCCGTCATCCTCAGCCTAGAGCAGCAGGTCCGAG AGAGGAATCTGAATCCCAAGGCAGCATGCCTGAAGAGACGAGAGGAGGAGAAAGTGTCGTCGGACGGACCGCCCCTTTCTCTGGGCGGGGCTCACCATGGCATGGGCGACGCCTCCAACCCAATGGGACAAAT gtcAAAGCTGCCAGACTTTTTCAAAATGGTGAGCGACCACTACCTTTGA